The genome window TTCTATCCAGGTAAGggaagagtattctatcacactcctgaattgtgccttttagttggtagacaggctttgggggatcaggaggtgagttactcactgcagaattcctagcctctgaccagttcaggtagccatagtatttatatggctagtctaatTCAATTTATACTAACCCCCAGGAAgtagatagtgggggattcagttataataccattgaatgtcaaggggtggtgattAGATTCTATTTTgtcagagatggtcattgcctgccacttgtgtggcatgaatattatttCCCACTCAGCCCAAGCAtgcatattgtccaggtcttgctgcattttggcATGAACTGCTTAATTATCCCATGTGGTCACACAGCCTGTTAGCACTTATTCCCAATGTTCACACATGTATAATGGCACGAGGACAAGGCACTAAAAGGCTATCAGTAGCAGTGGCACTGGACCCTAGGAAGGTGCCAAAGCCTTCAGAATTGGGAGGGAGAAAATTGCTGATAAAACAGACTCTAACCATGAAATAAATGCCCGAGTAGCACTTTCTTAATACAAACCAAAATGAGTGTTTCTTACCTCCACTGAGAATGACAACAGCAATAAATATTGCAATGTCACAGTCGTTCAGCCCCAGACCATTGAACTTCATGGCAAATTCAAATTTGGGCTCCATGATGTCACAAAAGGGTTTCCTCAGGCTCTTTAAAAATTCCCGAGTCATGAAGCCCTGACCAGCAGCAATCAAAAGTCCATCTTTATTCATCAGGGAAGCCAACATACTGAATATGACCTCATGGACACCATATTTAAGAAGAGTAACTTGGTCATTTAGGTCAAGACTTATGAATCCTGGGATGGATTTTGCAAATTCAGTGATTTCCCTTACAGCCTCCACTGAACGGAATTGACAGCGTTGAAATATTCGTATCTCTACCTCTGTGTTCTGTTCCTGCAGTGGTGTTTGTTTGAATTTGATGCGTTCCTCTCCTGCCTTTAAGGAATTCATGTCATAAATAACAAATGGCTACAACAGGAAAAATAAAGACATGTTATGTTAGTGATGTACATTGTATTTTCATTAACAGTCTACATTAGAATCAAGACACAGGGTTTTCACCAACATCTTGTGATTCCAGTTACCGCATTCTCTGAAGGTACTCACACATTCCCCCTGATAATGGGGGCTGCCCGGCTGCCATTAATGCTGGAAGTGGGCTGGCTTCAGAGAACTGCCAGCCACTCTGCTCTGTAGACTCAGCGGCGCCACAAGGCGCTTtgaccactgctgggactacaagtAGTCCCCAGGTTCTAGGCCCCATGGCCAGGATGCAGATCATTGTGGAGGTCTCATGACATAGGATGGGAGGTCTTTGAGAGTGGGGTTGAGAAGGTGAGAATCCTGATAGCAAGGCTAAGTGGGGAGAGAGCACCCAGGGGCAGACCTTCAGTtggcagagggggaggaggaatgcaacatagaaagggagagagagtaagCGAGATGGGACCCCCCCTCGTCCTGCACAAGGCCTGAGCAGGGTGATCTGCTGGACATCCCATTGTCCCAAGTCCATGAACCTCTCCTGAGGTCAAGCAGGAAATGGCCCTTAAATGACTATTCATTAGCTCTTAGGGTGAGGGTAAGTGGACTGCACTAGgcctcaccacccccttctcaacATCCACCTCTAATCCCCACTTCCACAAAACTGGGGACAGGTGGTGAGAAGGTCACTCAAGGAATTTTACAGGCCCTCCTGCCTGCTAACCTATTGGCAGGggatcataaaattctgccctgagaATTATTGGGCTGAAGGTCCACTGGAGGCCgaggtgtgggagtggggaatgtCAGAGAGGGGAGCTGCATTCTGGCACGTATACTTGGATATACCTTCCTTGTACATCAGCTATTAACTTGTAATGATCTCAATGTGGCCCATGAGGTCCCTGATTGAAGTAATGATTGCctacccaatcagggagtctcatctatataaatacatacacacacatatattgaGTAGTATCAGGGCTACTGatactccagattctgactttgtacctgaagcattcttaggagtggagataaagttgtaaataaagggaatctggtgaagggacatccAACCTCCGAGGAGTTATTTCATAACTCCAGCCCAATATTAGAATTTAAAGGGACGGTTTCAGTTTTATATGGGAATGCACATGCCTGCACTCTTATATAAACTGTGATAGTCTGATTACTGGTTCTGTGCAGGATATCAAATGGAGGAGGGGTGGGAATAAGGTTGCTCCTAGACAGAGTTGGATTGTGCTGTCGAGTAAGGTAAATGTGCCTTTGCAAGGCGGCTGAATTTAAAAAGAATTGCCGACTTGTTACATGTAGATCCGGGCCACGATCCCAGCCTGGACTCAACCAGGTCAGCTCCACTTTCATCAAACTTCTATTTATCCAGATACTATTCAGTTGTAGATAAGGGCAatgacaactgaagcataacagaaAAAAAATGTTCAAGTACTATAGCAGCAAAAGGGCAGTCAGAGAAAAAAAGGACCAGAAGTagtccattcagtccctcaagcttaAACCACCCACCGTTCAATTAGATATTAGATGACACGTATCTAATTGGCTTCATAACAGAGGCTAAAGCTACAAAAGGTGTGAAAACTCCTGAAACGAAGAAGATAATCATAAATATTTTGAATGCCAGTTTTCAACAAGCATTCCCAAAAGGTCACTATCCTCTCCAAACAAATATATTGCAAGTAAAATCAATGAGTTTACTCAAACATTTAAATTTCAGTCATTGATGGTATTTATCCCAGTACGGTCAGAAAATGAGAGTGGACTTTTGTGAGGGTTTAATAATTATAAAAGAGTTAATAAACACTGGGGAAGTATCAGATCGGAAACAATATAAAAGGGTAACAACTCAAATCAGCTGTGGGTCAGTTGATAGCAATCTCGTCTGTAAGTTCACATTCAGCTCCAGGTTTTTAGCAGAAAAATCAAGGGTGACACAccgatgcagtactgagggaatgctaacTATGGGAGGTTTGGATGAGACCTAAACTGAAGACACATTtgcttctatggttctaagtaaaAGGTCCCATGGCAATATTTTGAAGTAAAGCGGGAGAGTTGATCCAGTGCTCTGGCCAACAATTTTGCCTCGATCAGCATTTTAAAAACTGATTCTGTGGTCATGATCGCATTGTTGTTACATATTAGAATCAAAGAAttatagaaccccgacagtgcagaatcaggccattacaatagtgactacattcAAAAGTGTTCCATTTGCTGTCACGCACAATGAGTTATCCAGATATTGTGAAATGCAAGTTTTGTTTCTTTTAAACTCATTGGCCTTACTTAACGTTACTTGGTGTAAATGGGACAGCAATAGATCGAGAATACCCTTACCATCCTGCTTACCGCTGACCAGAGGAAAAAGGAAATCAAAAATCACAGGACAGCTAACCTATATGGAATTTCAGCCAGTAGCAAATAGTGAGATAAAGTAACCTATTTATAAAAGAGATTAAAAAAACAATCTGTTTACAATACTCAGTTTTGTTTTAATTCTGTGTATGAACTAATACACTTATATGTATCCATGGATGAACTATTACAGATGTCTTGTAATGAATTGGACCGATTAGAAGGGTATATGCATTAAATGGAAGCAGTTTAGAAATGTTTGCCCTGATGCATCCCTCTTTAGATAACAGAATACAGCAGACTACTTCAAAAATAGCCAGTAACGTACCCTAGTTTTGAATTATGAACTTTTATTTCTCTGTTTAATGTCATCTCCTGACACCATATAGCCAATTAAGAGATTTATGGGTATTATACCTACATACCATCTTTCTGATTTATAATTCTTTAGTTGTCCAGTACACTTAATCACTCAGATGTTGTCATCTATGTCCTCGCCTTGATCATGGCCAACACAGCACTTAGAAAATATACAGATAGTCAAAAATATGTATACTATTGCACATCAGCTTGCTGAATAAAATATTTTATAAGCCTTAGACTGCTAGTGGATCAGATCATGGGAGAATTTCTAAAATATCTCAAACCATTTCCAGggtcttttaaaaaattcatcgtGTGGCAAATGAGTAAGATTTGCGTGCAAATTCAATTTGTGCTACCTGGCCAATGGATCAAAATTATTATTTTGACTGCCTATAATTATTTATAGTCCCCAAAAAACAACAGGTACATTGCAAATTGTTCATTACACTTGTTCATTAATTAATTGTACAGCTAAACTCAGCAACTCAAATA of Mustelus asterias chromosome 3, sMusAst1.hap1.1, whole genome shotgun sequence contains these proteins:
- the pparg gene encoding peroxisome proliferator-activated receptor gamma isoform X5; this encodes MPQAEKEKLLAEISSDADQLNPEFADLRALAKHMFESYNKSFPITKAKSRAIMAGKTGDISPFVIYDMNSLKAGEERIKFKQTPLQEQNTEVEIRIFQRCQFRSVEAVREITEFAKSIPGFISLDLNDQVTLLKYGVHEVIFSMLASLMNKDGLLIAAGQGFMTREFLKSLRKPFCDIMEPKFEFAMKFNGLGLNDCDIAIFIAVVILSGDRPGLLNVKPIEELQDSILQALALQLKINHPDSPQLFAKLLQKMTDLRQIVTEHVQLLHTIRKTEAEMSLHPLLQEIYKDLY